GAGGCACTGGCATTGCTGGGGGAGAAGGGCGGCCGGGCCACCTTTCTGCTCACCGACAGTCCACAGCCGGAGGCGCCGCGTTTCGGAGAAGGCCGGCACCTCGCCGACCTGGCCAGGGCCCAGACCTCGTTTGGTGCATCTCTGCTCGGTCTGCTCAAGGGGGTCTACCTGGTTGATCGGGTCCGCCCCTGGCTGCGGGCGGAACTCCCTTTCGGCCTGGTTCTGGTCGACGCCCGCGGAGAAATGCTGACCAGCCGCGGCGAATGGAGCGGCGGGTCGAGTCAGGTGCTGGGCGGCGGCCTGTTGCAGCAGAAGCGGGAAATCAAGGAACTGGAACAACAGGTTGCGGTTGCCGAACAGTCCGTTGAGGCCCTGCAGCAGCAGCGTCAGCAGTTGCAGCAGACGGTGATCGATCTCGATGAGCGGGTCCGTGAACTCGGTTCCGCCGTTCATCGTCAGGAACTGCAGGTGGTTGACGGTGACCAGGAACTCGATCGTTACCGTCGCGAGGAAGCCCGTCTGCTGGAACGGGTCGAGGTGCTCAGCCTCGAAGAGGACCAGTTGCACGAGGAGCAGGAGCGGCTGCAGGGGATGCTGGCTGAAGCCGAGGACGGCCTGCGGGACAAGGAAAGCGGTCGCCGGGGGTTGGAGGACGAGCTGGAGTTGCTGCAGGAACAGCTGCAGGTTCTGCGGCGGGACCTGGCCGAGGCGCGCGAGCAGCTGACCTCGGTGCGGGTGGAAGTCGCCAGTCTGCGTGAGCGCGAGGAGGCCGGCCGCCGCAGTCGGGCCGGGCTTGAAGATCTCCGCAGCGAATTGCAGGGACGGCTGGCGCTGCTGGCCGCCCAGCAGCAGGAAGCCGAAGAGGAACAGCGCAAACTGAGCGGCGAGATGGAAGATCTGCAGCGGCGGCTGGAGGTTTTGTTTGAACGCCGTGAAGAAGAAAAACGCAAGGCCGATCTGTTGCGGGACCGGTTCGAGGAGTTTGTTCAGGGGATCGCCCTGGAGGAGGAGGCGACCCGGGAATTGCGCCGTCAGGCCGACAGCTTGCGGGAGGCGGTCGGCGGTCTGCAGATGGAGCTGCGGGAGAAGGAACTGGCGCTGGACCATCTGCGGCAATCCTTCCTTGAACGTTACCGGCTCGATCTCGCCGATCAGCTGGAAGTCGAGGATGAGCCGGAAGTTGACCAGGCGGCGGCCGAGCGGCGGATGGAGGAATTGAAACGGTTGATTGACGGCATCGGCGAGGTTAATCTGACCGCCATCGAGGAATTCCAGGAACTGGAAGAGCGTTTCAATTTTCTGCGCGAGCAGGAGGAGGATCTGCGACGGTCCATGCACGGCCTGCAGGCGGCGATCGCCAAGATCAACCGCACGACCCGCAAACGCTTCAAGGAGACCTTCGAACAGGTCAACATCAAGTTTCAGCAGATTTTTCCGCGGCTGTTTCATGGCGGGCGCGCCGAATTGCAGTTGACCGACAGTGACGACCTGCTCGAGACCGGCATCGATATCATTGCCCAGCCGCCGGGCAAGAAGCTGCAGGGGATCAACCTGCTCTCCGGAGGTGAAAAGGCCCTGACCGCGGTGGCGTTGATCTTCGCCATCTTCCAGATCAAGCCTTCTCCCTTCTGCCTGCTCGATGAGGTTGACGCGCCGCTGGACGAGGCCAATATCGGTCGTTTCAACGAAATGGTCAGGGAGATGTCGGAAATTTCGCAGTTCATTATCATCACCCACAACAAGCGGACCATGGAGATGGCGGACACGCTCTACGGCGTCACGATGCAGGAGCCGGGTGTCTCGCGGCTGGTTTCGGTAAAAATCAATGAGTTTCAAGAGTCCGGCGCCCGACGCCCGGCGCCTGTTGCCTGAGGTTTCGTTCATGCCCTTCAAAAAAATGCTTGGCACCATGCTGGAGCGGATCCCCGGATCTCTCGGGGCGATTATTGTCGACTGGGAAGGTGAATCGGTGGACCAGGCCGGGCGGCTCGATGCCTTCGAGCTGAAGGTGATCGGGGCGCATAAAGGCCTGATTCTCGACAACCTGCGACAGGCGGTTGCCCGGGCCGAGGGGAACGACCTGGAAGAGATTATTATTACCACGGCGCAGCGGCAGACCATCATCATGCCGGCCACCCGGGACTATTTCCTGGTTGTCGCTCTCGAACGCAAGGACGTCATGGGGCGGGCCCTGTTCGAGGCGCGGCGCTGTCTGGAGCAACTGAAAGAGGAGATTGCCTGAGCGCAACACGTGATTCAAAATGGATTATTTTGCTCAATTGATCAACTGGCTGCAGCCCCTGACTGACCTGCTGGGCAGACTGGGGATTGCGGAACAACAACGGCAGAGCTATGCCCTCGGCATCCTGTTTCTGCTGGTGACCCTGCTGGTGCTGTTGCTGATCGTCCTGTTGCTGCGGCGGCCGGCGCGACCGAAAGCCGAACGACCGCAGGACGAAACGATCTCTGAGTCGACCGATGAGGCGCCGGCCGCTGAAGAGGCAGTCGCTGAAGAGGCAGCGGATGGCGCGGTTGAGGAACCGTCGCGACCCGCGGCAGCCGGAGAACCCGTCGCGGCCGAGACGGAGGAGCCTGAACCGGTCAGTCTGCTGCAGCGGATGCGCCAGGGGCTGGCCAAGACCCAGGCCGGGCTGGTCGGGCGGATCGACAGTCTGCTCAGTGGCCGCGCCAGGGTCGATGATGACCTGCTGGAAGAACTGGAAGAGGTGTTGATTACCGCCGATCTCGGCATGCAGACCACCCGCCAGCTGGTGGACGCTGTCGAGGAGCGTCTCGGGCGCAGCGAGGCGGCCGACCCGCAGTTGGTGCGCCAGGTTCTGAAGCAGGAGATGATTTCCCGGCTGGCCGCGGTTGACAGTCCTCTCGACCTGGAGCAGGCCCGTCCGATGGTGATCATGGTGGTCGGCGTCAACGGTGTCGGCAAGACCACCACCATCGGCAAGCTGGCCCGGCTCTGGACGTCCCGGGGGAAGAAGGTGGTGCTGGGTGCCGGCGACACGTTCCGGGCCGCGGCCGCCGAGCAGCTGGCCATCTGGGGAGAGCGGGCCGGAGTGGATGTCATCCGCCATGCCGAGGGCGCCGATCCCGGCGCGGTGGCCTTCGATGCCGCCCGGGCCGCGGTGGCACGCAAGGCCGACATTCTGCTGCTTGATACCGCCGGCCGGTTGCACACCAAGGCCAACCTGATGGAGGAATTGAAAAAAATCCGCCGGATCCTTGAACGCGAGATTCCGGGCGCGCCGCATGAGACGCTGCTGGTGCTCGATGCCACCACCGGGCAGAACGCTTTGATTCAGGCCCGCCTGTTCAAGGAGGCGGTCGAGGTGAATGGCCTGGTGCTGACCAAGCTCGATGGTACCGCCCGCGGCGGGATCATCGTCGCTATCGCCAATGACCTGGGACTGCCGGTACGTTTTGTCGGCATCGGTGAGGGGGCCGATGACCTGCGGCCCTTTGATCCGGAGATGTTCGTTCGTGCCCTGTTCGAATGAATCCTGAAACCACCGGCAATTTAGGCATTCGGCTGTCGTCACGGATGAATCTGCCGCGTCGTCTTCACCGCTTCGGTGCTCAACATAGTTCGGCTACGTTTCCGCCCGAATCGGTACGGCGCCTGGCATTTTCACCCGTCCCGTCACCCTCGGTCCGCAAAACAGCCGGTGGATTTGGGATGAATGTAGTTGACTTGACTGCTGGAGTTACCTAAACTTTTCGCAATGGCGGGTGGCCGGACCGGCCGATTCGCCCTGAAACGGAGTGGACGGCGTGGATCTGATCGATCTTCTGGAACAAAAGCTGGATCGGTTGCTCGAACGTTACCACGAGTTGCAGTCCGAAGCTGACGCCCTGCGCGCGGAAAACGCGCGGCTTGCTGAAGATCGACGGCAGACAGTTGCCGAAATCGACCGGATCGTCGCCAAACTGGACAAGGTGTGAGGTCGCCCGCGGTGAAACGTGCCACGCAGGTCACTATTCTCGGTCAGCCCTACACGGTGCGCAGCGATTCGACGCCGGAGCAGATTGCCAGGGTCGCCGACTTTGTCAATGAGCAGTTGACCGCTGTCGCCCAGGCGGCGCCGACCGCTGACACCCGGCACATTACCGTGCTGACCCTGCTCAATATCGCCGGCTCCTACCTGGAACTGCAGGCGGAGCAGGGCGGCGCCGACCAGCGCCGGCTGCAGGATCTGATTGAGCGGATTGATCGGGCCGAAGCCCGTTGAGCATGTACGTACTCTCCATGGGGAGTTTCAAGATAGATTGGATCAGACAGGTTCGTGCCCCGGGACGGACCGGGTGGACCATGGCCGGCAGCAGCCGGATGCGTGGTCGGCCCGTGACTCTCCCGCCTCGGCACTTTCCCGCTTATAAGGTAATCAGTTCAAAGGTGTCCCGTTGCGCAACATGATGCAGACATTCACGCTTGATTCCGGGCCGGTGCCGTCCTCTTTCGGATATCGCCACTGCCTGTCCGGGTTGCCGATCGGGGTTCTGTTCGACTGACGCGCCCGCCTGCCGGGTGTGCCTTGTTCCATTCTCATTCTTCCTGCCCATGGAGATCACCGGTTACGGGGATCTCTGCCATGCCTAAAGATGCCATCCGTTCCCGCAGCCTGGATCGACGTCGGATGCTGGCTCCCGAGAGTCATCATGCCCTGAGCCTGGCCGCCCAGCGGCAGCTTCTGGCCACGCCCGAATTCGTCGCGGCTGCCGTTGTCGGGCTCTACAGTCCGGTTCGCGGCGAGGTGGATACCGCCCTGCTGCAGCAGCAGCTGTCGGAGACCGGTCGCATCCCGGTTTATCCGCGCGTCGTCGGTGACGGGATGGAGTTTGTCCGGCTGTCTCCGGAGGCTCCCCTGGTTCCCGGCCGGTTCGGGATCCTGGAGCCGTCCGGTTCGGAGCGGCTGCCGCCGGCCGCCATTGACCTGCTGGTGATCCCGGGGGTCGCTTTTGACCGTCGCGGACATCGTCTCGGTTATGGCCGGGGATATTATGACCGGGCATTGCAGGATGAAGACTGCCGGCCGTTGCTGGCGGGTCTGGCATTCGCGTTTCAGCTGGTCGACCGACTTCCGGCTCAGCCGCACGACGTCCAGCTGCAGATGCTGGCGACCGATGCCGGTCTGCACCGGTTTTGAACCGTCGGGATTTTCGGAGGGGGCAGGCCCTGGTCGGCGGGGGTGTCGTCGATAAGGGGCCCGTCCTGGATTACAGTTGAGGATTTACTGATCCGGGTTCGAGACAACCAACAACCATTCAGCAATGGAGGATATGGTTTTGAAAATAGAACTGATGATGTTTCTGATCGGCGGCGGGGCTCTCGTTGCCGGCGTCGTTGTCGGCATGCTGCTGCGCCAGCAGATATCGAAGTCGCGTCACGCCGCGGCCCGGCGGGATGCCGCCCAGATTGTCGAAGATGGCCGCAAGGAAGCCGAGGCGATTCGCAAGGAGGCGGTGCTGCAGGCCAAGGATACGGTGCTGCAGGCCAAGGCCGAGTGGGAAGCCGAACTTCGGGAGTTGCGCCGGGAAATCCAGGGGCAGGAAAAGCGCCTGCAGCAGCGCGAAGAGAACCTCGATCGCAAAACTACCCAGCTGGAAACGCGGATGGAAGAGCTTGAGAAGCGGGACCGGAACCTGCAGCAGCGGCAGGTTCAACTGCAGCAGGGGGAACAGGAGCTGGAAGGCAGGCGCGCCGAGCAGGCGCGGTTGCTGGAGCAGATTTCCGGGATGAGCCGGGAAGAGGCCAAGCAGCAGCTGATCAGGGCGATGGAGAGTGAGGCGCGTCATGATGCCGCCAAGAGCATCAAGCAGATCGAGGATGAGGCGCGCGAGTCGGCCGACAAGAAGGCCAAGGAGATTCTCGCCCTGGCGATTCAGCGCTACGCCGGTGATTTCGTCGCCGAGAAGACGGTCAGCGTGGTGCCCCTGCCGGCCGATGAGATGAAGGGCCGCATCATCGGTCGCGAGGGGCGGAATATCCGCGCCATCGAGGCGGCGACCGGTATTGACCTGATCATCGACGACACCCCGGAGGCGGTGATTATCTCCG
This portion of the Geothermobacter hydrogeniphilus genome encodes:
- the smc gene encoding chromosome segregation protein SMC; translated protein: MKIKRLEIIGFKSFVDKVVLDFQQGVTGVVGPNGCGKSNIVDAIRWVMGEQNARSLRGKSMEDVIFGGSETRKPHGMAEVSLIFDNEDGLAPPAFAEYAEIMVTRRLYRSGESDYLLNKTPCRLLDIAELFMDTGVGRRAYSIIEQGKIGFILNAKPEDRRFLIEEAAGVTKFKARKKTATRKIDATRQNLLRLGDIISEVNRQLGSLKRQAQKAERYRRYREELKGIETRFALRRYRQLRGELAAAGDAERERGRVLEEVSGRLEQQELKLADMRLQQAGAEKELARGQEQVYQLSSQIQETEGRINFARQQHEALARQRERRDGESAGVRQRLEGLGEQEAALERDAAGLAGDLADAERRLSAATTATEAGEQAERVAASRQEEVRRLLFSLMGELTRLQNQQEDARRRLDLQQERTSRNRREATDLQEQLQNVRQEARARADALAAARQQHAALRAEQEQAQAELVEQRGRQQDNERELLAARDRLNRDRSRLESLRQLERSLEGCAGGVRTLLRDDAFADRFAGLVADHLQVPTDCEVAVEAVLGERLQSLVSSSVDTVVEALALLGEKGGRATFLLTDSPQPEAPRFGEGRHLADLARAQTSFGASLLGLLKGVYLVDRVRPWLRAELPFGLVLVDARGEMLTSRGEWSGGSSQVLGGGLLQQKREIKELEQQVAVAEQSVEALQQQRQQLQQTVIDLDERVRELGSAVHRQELQVVDGDQELDRYRREEARLLERVEVLSLEEDQLHEEQERLQGMLAEAEDGLRDKESGRRGLEDELELLQEQLQVLRRDLAEAREQLTSVRVEVASLREREEAGRRSRAGLEDLRSELQGRLALLAAQQQEAEEEQRKLSGEMEDLQRRLEVLFERREEEKRKADLLRDRFEEFVQGIALEEEATRELRRQADSLREAVGGLQMELREKELALDHLRQSFLERYRLDLADQLEVEDEPEVDQAAAERRMEELKRLIDGIGEVNLTAIEEFQELEERFNFLREQEEDLRRSMHGLQAAIAKINRTTRKRFKETFEQVNIKFQQIFPRLFHGGRAELQLTDSDDLLETGIDIIAQPPGKKLQGINLLSGGEKALTAVALIFAIFQIKPSPFCLLDEVDAPLDEANIGRFNEMVREMSEISQFIIITHNKRTMEMADTLYGVTMQEPGVSRLVSVKINEFQESGARRPAPVA
- a CDS encoding roadblock/LC7 domain-containing protein gives rise to the protein MPFKKMLGTMLERIPGSLGAIIVDWEGESVDQAGRLDAFELKVIGAHKGLILDNLRQAVARAEGNDLEEIIITTAQRQTIIMPATRDYFLVVALERKDVMGRALFEARRCLEQLKEEIA
- the ftsY gene encoding signal recognition particle-docking protein FtsY encodes the protein MDYFAQLINWLQPLTDLLGRLGIAEQQRQSYALGILFLLVTLLVLLLIVLLLRRPARPKAERPQDETISESTDEAPAAEEAVAEEAADGAVEEPSRPAAAGEPVAAETEEPEPVSLLQRMRQGLAKTQAGLVGRIDSLLSGRARVDDDLLEELEEVLITADLGMQTTRQLVDAVEERLGRSEAADPQLVRQVLKQEMISRLAAVDSPLDLEQARPMVIMVVGVNGVGKTTTIGKLARLWTSRGKKVVLGAGDTFRAAAAEQLAIWGERAGVDVIRHAEGADPGAVAFDAARAAVARKADILLLDTAGRLHTKANLMEELKKIRRILEREIPGAPHETLLVLDATTGQNALIQARLFKEAVEVNGLVLTKLDGTARGGIIVAIANDLGLPVRFVGIGEGADDLRPFDPEMFVRALFE
- the zapB gene encoding cell division protein ZapB, with protein sequence MDLIDLLEQKLDRLLERYHELQSEADALRAENARLAEDRRQTVAEIDRIVAKLDKV
- a CDS encoding cell division protein ZapA; amino-acid sequence: MKRATQVTILGQPYTVRSDSTPEQIARVADFVNEQLTAVAQAAPTADTRHITVLTLLNIAGSYLELQAEQGGADQRRLQDLIERIDRAEAR
- a CDS encoding 5-formyltetrahydrofolate cyclo-ligase, with protein sequence MPKDAIRSRSLDRRRMLAPESHHALSLAAQRQLLATPEFVAAAVVGLYSPVRGEVDTALLQQQLSETGRIPVYPRVVGDGMEFVRLSPEAPLVPGRFGILEPSGSERLPPAAIDLLVIPGVAFDRRGHRLGYGRGYYDRALQDEDCRPLLAGLAFAFQLVDRLPAQPHDVQLQMLATDAGLHRF